The Gouania willdenowi chromosome 7, fGouWil2.1, whole genome shotgun sequence genome includes a window with the following:
- the LOC114467356 gene encoding ataxin-1-like, translating to MNPSPDRGKECLPPKKRESRQGSAEHHHHVPLDEFKPPVPLRSRSITGRGEGSREPSDRDRFLTNPNTHLLHSPPPLPAPAPGLTVPIPWHLSYSPSVSLPLFPGQVSERRSSGSPAWRDDPLSSPLSHHSRWLRGEGALSLPSSPSASSSPSFKTPFPTREMWSYINSGRRDYSSSLFSPSNIFSNQSLYNQDPSLVDARHRYLGKRLNGLDGPGSRTASLSRPLPIGDYRNDSNRTRLEVSPHSSQANGGRRQQEATPFRPERPFLPDSQAQESCEPHSSLQDRHLQGMVKTSSNLLSPSPHSHGTNSRASRGLLDHLESSSAEAQIYYSLGCLGQSSPQASAYSPYSSSGTPLYNLQKESGSRQHNLRNSAHSPLGLPNSHDKSQRDHDRDQEKDVIHKERERSREKEKKLQPIKDQEKNNDRQRQRSREGDRELSPSHLDTSSLALHPSPPALLPHFTKGSLIELASGQLKRVEELRTQDFLKSADTSPEFHLSTCTVLLISPGITQGFSHLQVHLKDRNTQELLKVLVEYPFFVQDHGWSSCCPQRTLQMYGLSCRQLMEGDVCLALTPTPTQKQRTHMRTTSKIYRTQLSSRAVTGSSSLHRGEMPPPPPPPPLPHHPPPTAPPPSCTVVAQPQVQNQGRPRKRRWSAPDTLPSNGTDERLLDLPHGFKLTKWQ from the exons ATGAATCCCAGTCCTGACCGCGGCAAAGAGTGCCTCCCTCCCAAAAAGAGGGAGTCTCGCCAAGGATCAGCTGAACACCACCACCACGTCCCTCTGGATGAGTTCAAACCTCCTGTGCCTCTTCGGAGTCGCTCCATCACAGGGAGAGGTGAGGGAAGCCGGGAGCCCAGTGACAGAGATCGATTCCTTACCAACCCGAACACCCACCTGCTCCACAGTCCTCCACCCCTTCCTGCTCCAGCCCCAGGCCTCACTGTTCCCATACCATGGCACTTAAGCTACTCTCCATCTGTCTCCCTTCCTCTTTTCCCAGGGCAAGTCAGTGAAAGAAGGAGCTCAGGGTCTCCAGCTTGGAGAGATGACCCTCTCTCCTCACCCTTATCCCACCACTCCAGGTGGCTTAGAGGAGAGGGGGCCCTCTCACTGCCATCTTCCCCATCTGCATCTTCTTCTCCCTCATTCAAGACTCCATTCCCCACAAGAGAAATGTGGTCATATATTAACAGTGGTCGACGGGACTATAGCTCGTCTCTCTTTTCCCCATCCAACATATTTAGCAACCAATCCCTCTATAATCAAGATCCAAGCTTAGTTGATGCAAGACACAGGTACTTAGGTAAGAGGCTCAATGGCCTGGATGGGCCCGGCAGCAGGACTGCCTCCCTGTCCAGGCCTCTACCTATAGGAGATTACAGGAATGATAGCAACAGAACCAGACTTGAAGTCTCCCCACACAGCTCTCAGGCCAATGGTGGACGGAGACAGCAAGAGGCTACACCATTTCGACCGGAAAGGCCATTTTTGCCTGACTCTCAAGCTCAGGAGAGCTGTGAGCCACATTCCTCACTTCAGGACAGACACCTGCAAGGAATGGTCAAGACCAGCTCCAATTTACTCTCCCCCAGTCCCCATTCCCATGGAACCAACTCTAGGGCAAGCAGAGGACTACTGGATCACCTCGAGTCAAGTTCAGCTGAAGCCCAAATCTACTATTCTTTGGGATGTTTGGGCCAATCCAGCCCTCAGGCCTCAGCGTACTCACCGTACAGCTCCTCAGGAACACCTTTGTACAACCTGCAAAAGGAGTCAGGCTCTCGACAACACAATCTAAGGAACTCCGCTCACTCTCCCCTAGGTCTGCCTAACAGCCACGACAAGTCACAGAGAGACCATGACAGAGACCAAGAAAAAGACGTCATACACAAAGAACGAGAACGTAGtcgagaaaaagaaaagaagctgCAGCCCATCAAagatcaagaaaaaaacaatgaccGCCAGAGACAGCGAAGCAGAGAAGGAGATAGAGAGTTGTCACCGTCTCATCTCGACACTTCCTCCCTGGCCCTTCACCCTTCTCCCCCCGCACTCCTACCTCACTTCACAAAGGGTTCTCTGATCGAGCTGGCAAGTGGGCAGTTGAAGCGGGTGGAAGAGCTCCGGACACAGGATTTCCTGAAAAGTGCGGATACCTCCCCAGAATTCCACCTTAGCACCTGCACCGTGCTGCTGATCTCCCCTGGCATCACTCAGGGCTTCAGCCACCTGCAGGTCCACCTCAAAGACCGCAACACTCAG gAGTTACTAAAGGTCTTGGTGGAGTATCCGTTCTTTGTGCAAGACCACGGCTGGTCATCGTGCTGTCCCCAGCGGACTCTGCAGATGTATGGTCTTTCCTGTCGCCAGCTGATGGAGGGTGACGTCTGCCTGGCCctcacacccacacccacacaaaaACAACGGACACATATGCGTACCACCTCCAAGATCTATCGAACACAACTTTCCTCGCGGGCTGTCACAGGGTCCAGCAGTTTGCACAGGGGGGAGATGCCACCACCGCCACCaccacctcctcttcctc